The following nucleotide sequence is from Candidatus Binatia bacterium.
TGTCGCAGGTTTCGTTGCAGTCGGCAGTCCCATCGGTGTCGCTGTCGGTGTCGGCAATGCCGCAACCGCAGATGCCCGGCTCGGTTTTGTCGGGGTCGCTATCGCAGGTCTCTTCGCAATCCAGGCTGCCGTCGGTGTCGCTGTCGTCATCCGGGGTGCCGCAGCCACAGATGCCCGGCTCGGTTTTGTCGGGGTCGCTATCGCAGGTCTCTTCGCAATCCAGGCTGCCGTCGGTGTCGCTGTCATCATCGGGGATGCCGCAGCCACAGACGCCCGGGTCGATCTTGCCGGGGTCCTGTGGGCAACCGTCCAGGTCGTCGATGGTTTCGTCGTCGTCGCTATCGACTTCGCAGGCGTCGCCCAGGCCGTCACTGTCGCTATCGACCTGA
It contains:
- a CDS encoding thrombospondin type 3 repeat-containing protein — protein: MSESIRPRFFSLWIAIALIFAATSSFGAGEAAQRAAPDSDSDGISDLFDNCINDFNRYQEDNDGDEAGDACDDNDDNDTHLDDDDNCQFIDNEDQVDSDSDGLGDACEVDSDDDETIDDLDGCPQDPGKIDPGVCGCGIPDDDSDTDGSLDCEETCDSDPDKTEPGICGCGTPDDDSDTDGSLDCEETCDSDPDKTEPGICGCGIADTDSDTDGTADCNETCD